The DNA window CCACCTGCCCGACTGGGCGATGAGTGGCCCGGTGACGACGGTGGCCTTCGAGCGCTTCGGCGGCGAGGTCGATGCCCGGAACTATCGGCCGGAATGGACCTGGGTCGCCGAGCGGGACGGGCGGATCGTCGGTCACGCGCTCTGGTGGGGACAGTCCGACGCGTCGAGACCTGCCACCCTCGACCTCCTCGCTGCCGACCCCGAGCTGTCGGCCCCTGAGGTGGTCGGAGCGGCCCTCATCCGCGCCGGCGTCGACGCGTTCGGCGCCGGCCCGGCACTGGAGTTCAACGTCGACGTCGCTCCGGGGTGGGCGGATGACCCCGGAGCGGTCGCCGCCGTCCGCTGGCGGGAGGCCGCGGCTCACGGGGGAGGGCTTTCTCGCACCACCGAACGCATCAGCTTCGCGAGGTCGAGCACCGATCCCAGACCCCCGCGCTCGACCCGCCTGCGCTTCGTCGAAGCCCCGGACGAGCGGTTCCACGAGCTGTTCGCCCAGGTCGCGACCGGGACGCTCGACGCGCACACCCTCGACATGGTCGCCAGCGAAGGCGTGCAGGCGCTCGCCGACGACGACCTCGCGTTCTACCGCTCCCTGCCCGGGAAGCGCGAGGCGTGGCGGGTCGCCGAACTCCTCGACGGCACGACCGTCGGGTTCATCATCCCGACCAGGACCGCCTACGACGCGAGCATCAGCTATCTCGGCGTGCTGCCCGACCATCGTGGACACGGGTACGTCCACGACCTCCTGGCGGAGATGGTCCACGTGCACCACGACGACGGGCAGGACCGGATCGTCGGCACGACCGACGCCGCGAACGTGCCGATGCGGAACGCGTTCGAACGAGCAGCCTTCTCGGTCACCCGGGTGCGGATCGTGCACGCCCAAGCGGGCGACGGTGCAGAAGGCGACGCGGCCGGACTCGCCTAGAGCATGCCCGGTCAGCGGCGATGGACTCGACCATCGCGGCGTCGCCATCGGACGGTCGCGCATCGCGCCGACCGCAGCCCGGAGATCGTCCTTGTGGCTGATTCGTGCCGGGCGTAGCT is part of the Plantibacter sp. Leaf314 genome and encodes:
- a CDS encoding GNAT family N-acetyltransferase; this translates as MTDTRADVLIRPATEPELRHLPDWAMSGPVTTVAFERFGGEVDARNYRPEWTWVAERDGRIVGHALWWGQSDASRPATLDLLAADPELSAPEVVGAALIRAGVDAFGAGPALEFNVDVAPGWADDPGAVAAVRWREAAAHGGGLSRTTERISFARSSTDPRPPRSTRLRFVEAPDERFHELFAQVATGTLDAHTLDMVASEGVQALADDDLAFYRSLPGKREAWRVAELLDGTTVGFIIPTRTAYDASISYLGVLPDHRGHGYVHDLLAEMVHVHHDDGQDRIVGTTDAANVPMRNAFERAAFSVTRVRIVHAQAGDGAEGDAAGLA